The Capsicum annuum cultivar UCD-10X-F1 chromosome 3, UCD10Xv1.1, whole genome shotgun sequence genomic sequence GGAATTTCAACATTCTTCCTGCGATTTGTACAAGAAAATCACGCTGGTATATAAGCAGGAAATGCACATAAACAGCAGAAAGATGTATATCAGCACAAAAAGAAGAGAACATTACAAGGTTACTCACAGCTGATGTCCTGCCATGACGTGCTGCACCTCACCGAATCTTGACATCCATTGCTGATATTCAGTTGTACACGTTATCGAAGCAGGACTAAGGTGTATCACGCAATCAACTTTTTTGCACATTTCCTTGGATTGTTCGGATGGATATGTATAAAATGGAGTGAGAGAATGTATAGACGACAATTCTTGCAGATGAGATGGTGTTGGGCAGTCGACAACGAGTACAATAGGACCAGGAACAGAAGGGTCCAATACATCACTGGGGTGAACCTGCAAAATGCTCACTGAAAAAATGAGCTTGAAACAAATGAGACGTGTACGAAGTAAAGTAGCAGCAAATAATAATCCATAAACTTACCATGATGTCTTGGTGATCTGACTGTACAGAATTCCCAAGTTGCAATTCACGGTATTTTGGACCAGGTCTCAACCCAAGAGCAGCagccttttttggatcaaatttccCCTTAATTTCAGGCAATTCACAAATATAAACCACCGCAAGGTCCCCAGGTTTTAATGGAAATTCAGCTGTGGAATGCATCCTCTGTACTGAAAGGTTTTCTGCCAAATGATTGACACCAACTAGTGGATCATCCAGCTCAGAGGATCCTTCCTTTGTCGTCTTAGACACTTTTGAGTAACGTGGTCGCAACAGAACAGCAGATATTTTGACAACCTCATCGTCAATAGGAACAAAGAGATCATCAGTCGCCTCTGAAGAACCAACAGATGGGCCAAAACTACGTGCATGGACCATGGCGGCATTTGGGATGAATGATTTCATTGCATTAACCAAGTACTTGAGATCAGATGGACCCCATATATTGaccttcaaaataaatattgtaattggCATTATTTTGTGAAGAccatttatttcagctaattatCTGCTCAATATATTACAAGTAACCCGAGTTAATCTGACACTCACAGACATTCCTTCTTCTCCCGTACCAGCCAAAGTTAATAAAAGCCCTGCAAGTAAAAGGATTTAACATATTTGGTGATTCTTAAACAACCTCGGACAATCATCAAGACATTCTATCTTTCCAGCATTGATTGATCTAGCCACTCAATAAGAAAAGCTATAGAAACAGACCTGGGAGTCCACCAGCAGTTTCTGAACAGACTCGCGATAGAAAAATGTGATCAATCTGAGAAAGAAGAACGAAAAGAAGCTTATATGTATCTTTCGCTACGAAAATCAATGTCATACTTAGATAAGAACCGTTGGGAACTATAAAACCTTATTTAGAACAAACGGATTATAAATCCCCACACCTTTGACAACTTAATTTTATGCTCTGTGCAGAAGCGTTGCAATCCCTGAAGCAGAAAAATGAATTAAGATACAAAGAAATAAGTCTGAAGTCTATTTTGTCTGTTTCTTCCACTATTTCTACCTAAAAACTTTTCACAAAGGAAATAAGAACCAAAAAAGGCAATAAATGCATATGAATGGTAAACAGTCTGCAGAACAACATTGTGGAATGGAAACCCACTAGGATAGTAGTGGTGCAGGAGGTACATGACCAATTAATCATCATTAAAAAGAACCACTCTGGAGTTTGTCAAATACACTAACCAAAAGCATTCTTAATACCAAACAAAAAGTATAACTTGCTATTCATCATAACATGGAAATTGCTGCACGCGGTTTTATCATCTGTTCTTGTACAAAGCCTAATAGACAGTTGGTCCCTATGGATCTTATCTATGCAGAAATTTAGTCCTGAGAATAATAGGGACAAAGGAACTCAAGAAACCTTTCTGATAAATTAAAGTAACTTAATAAGGTAGCTCCTCTTTCAGGTTCATATTTCGTATTCTGCTTTCCAGAAGCAAAGGGGCCGAAGATTTCAATGTCATTATAACAACATACCCCAAGTTGGGTGTGGGGAGGGTAAGATGCACGCAGATCTTACCCCTACCTTAGcggggtagagaggctgtttctgaaaTATGAAATGTACAGCCTGACTAACAGCACACAAACAGGATTAGGTTGTCATTTAGGTATCATCTGAAACAGTAGAGGAACCAGGTGCCATACTCATTGGAATTTCCACTATACAAGATACTTACTTCTCCAGCATTAAAAATGAACCTCTGTTTATCAAAGAAGAGAAGAACTGAGGGTGTTGTATCTTGTGTGTCCATGCCAGTCCCAAGGATCTGTTAGAAATTTAACGGAAGAGAAGTCGATGAGTTTTCACTTTCTTCTTCGTGAGGAAGTGAGGAGGGGAATAATAACAGTTATCAGATTCACATAATCATAAATTTAGGCATGTCTTGGGAAATAAGAAGCCAATCAAACCAGACAGTCCTTTGTCCATTCAAGTATATGACCAAAACTGTAGGAACtttagagtcccttttatggacAAGTAAATGTCAAATCTGAGTTTAAACATACCAAAGCAATTCTAAATAGGACTGGGACCTTATTGGGGCTGCTAGTTCATGTTATGTTGCTTTCTAGGATAACATAACCATCAACTTGAATTTTGTTAGTGAGTTATAATGTTTGTTTTTGTAATGAATTGGAATTTCCTTTGCTGAAAATGTTCTACTTGAAGAAAACATATTTTGGCGTTAAAATGTGGAAAATATTTCTCAAAGAAAATATTTCCCATTAAAAAGGGAGAAAGTTTCTTTCACTAACAGGCAGAAGTAATATTTTAAACAATGTCCTCACTCCTACTCTTTATCACCAACTTCAAACGACTTCAGAAAAGTTTCCAAAGTAAACATTTTCCTCCTCACCACATATACCCTATGAGTCTCTCCATACcacttattctttctttttttcaggATAACTGTGGTGTCAGAGCCAGCTTGCGCACAACTCGACTAATTCCACgcgatacctgccacctcccaccagcaacaggtaccagtTCACCAAGATTAGAACAAATGGgaaaatcacctagtgtttgtctctgttgggaattgaacctgaaACCTCatgatgctcaacccaacttcattgaaccacacCCTCAAGTGCCATACCACTTATTTTGATAAACACACAAACATTATCTTTTCTCCTCATCGACTTCAGCAATAAGTAAAAAACATCTTCCATGTCCCACCTGAGACCCACTATCAAGACCTCCCCTATTACTTCATGCACCAACTTTGCATCCAAACAAACATGGAAACTGAAAAtcttttttaaactttgttaGCTTCCCGATACAAGCATAGTGTTTTCATGAAATGCAACTAACAAAATCTTTTACTTCCTACCATTTGAAAAGTTTCTGCATTTTCTCGATGCTAGCAATGATATATATTACTATCATctcatcaaaaacaaaaattgaaactaTCTTCTTTAAAACATTTTCCATAAGGACATTCAACCACATAACAAACAAAGTTAAAACCTACTAGTGAAACAATTCTTCATACATTTATATCAAACTTTGTACTCCTACGACCGGTTCAATTTGTTTGACTTACTTTCCATCTTAGTCTTtgtttaagactacaagattcaaaattctttttttacATTCTCGCTCCCAAAGGTGTTACCTTTAAGTACCTGAACAAGacacaaacaaattgaaacgagAATGTATTAACAACTTATTTAAGTACCTGGACGTAAGAAATAGTATTAACAGGATTGAGTTTGCGGACTTTGAGTTGAAGGTTTTTCTTAGGACCATCAAACTTATCTTTACCCTCAGCCCTTCTTTTATTAAATCCAACAGTAGACGACTCAGCAGCAGCGGTATTAACACTGCTACTATTACTACTCTCTTCCATTGCTAACTTCCCTTTATCCGTCTTCGAACTGCTGCTGCTACGCCTTCTTCCACCGCTCAACGAACCGGGCCGTTCGATGTTTTTCGGTTTTCTCGAGTACGACGAGTATGCAGCGAAGAGAAGAGGGCGACGAAGGCAAAGGGAGAGTAGTGGAGGTTTTGGGGTTAATAAAGGGGAGGAAAATAGGAGGAGGCGAAGGCTTGACATTTGGggcattttccttttattttgtacGAGCGGTCTCTCAACCATAACATTAAAGATTTTGCACTTGGACACTTGTATGCATAGATTCGGGTCGGGCAATTGGGTTTACAACGAGGGAAAGCATAGAAacgatattttaaattaaattatttttatgaaaattatcatgaaatttaaatttactttttAGCCATTTAATTTGTTGGCTTGTTCGATatcgtttctacacaccttctgtataatttctatacatagcttatatataaatatattctatATGAACATTATACAGTttcgatacacaatttatataattgtatttttttttatacattttatataaaaattatataacttccatacactttttatatattttttatatatattttatatatatacatgtttgatagaactatacaatttctatacacatatcttatatagatatatattctatataacaattataccatttttatataattaaatttaattattatttctaaataattaaaaaaaaaaatagaatattttttaattaaaaaatttatagcaaaaaaaaattaaaatatttttaaaagggtcgaaTGAACCAAGTTAAAAACCATATCTGTATTGTATATGTCCTATATCTCAATTACATGGGCTAAAATGATCCAAATTAGAAAATGGCTATAAAATGGAAAGACTATACCCGACTgaccactttttaaaaaaatgtcaaacttgggttatttattttaaaaagtgctaCACAGTGTTTTTTTCCCTTATAATAAATCCCTTTTTGTTCATAATGAAAAAATTTATAGCTAGATTTTAGTCAGTAATAAGAGTTTAGTCATCGTCTCAAAAGTAGTTAGAAAGTAGCCAGTTTtaatgtgaaaataatatttgaatgaaAATACGTCTTAGCTCTTAAGGATGTGGCTTAATGGTTAGTGAAGTGTGTTGGGAGAAGTATGTAGTCTGCCAAGTTCAAATTTTAGCatgaaaaaaaaaccttttttagTAATGTAATTGTAACATTAATCTCAAAAGATTGGATGAACCCTTAGCCCTTACAAGTTATAACGGAGGGAATGAAGTGTGTTGAGAAGCATTCGTGGCTGAAAGATTTGTTTTGTCATGTTAGTGTTGGGCCGAAATGGGCTCCAGCCCGAACATTAGCGTTGGGCCAAAACGTGAAGATGAAGTATCCAACCCACTCAATGAAGATGTCGGCAACTGCAAGCCCAATGTACAGAAAAAGCTTTTTCATTTTGAAGTTGATTTAAAATGGTCACGATAAACTTCAAGTTTGATGCTCACCCTTTTAATATCCACAATTTTACTGAgttatataaaatcatataattaaaattaagaatgaaataaaaaaaaacaaattagttAAAACTCAGAGAGAGTCTGCCAGATAAGATTATGACCCACTGTTTAGTTTTAGATTAGCCAGAGTAGGAGTTTGATACTCATAACTATTCGATCAATCTATATTCATTAATTCGACTCATTTTGATCTCTGTTCATTTGACACCCTAACTACGCACTTAGGGGGCACACTATTGGTATTAGaattaaaacaaacaaacaaaaactagaAAGTAGTGAACAGTTGAGATTTTGACCAAATTCGAGCATCATAACAAGAACGTCTCACCAAAGATAATGGATGTACAGCTGCAAACCAAGAActacaaaaacaaaataacaacagggaaaaaacaaagaaacaacaaaaaaaatggcTTTTTCTTAAAAGCGAAATTCAAATGGGCTTTTAGGCCCACAATCAAACTGGAACAAATTTAACTTAGAAATCACTGGAGAGAGGAGCATGCTCTTGGTTCATGAACACATTGCTGTAAATAAGGCCAGCCAATCCACCACCAACGAGTGGGCCAACCCAGTAAATCCAGTGACCAACAAAGTTACCGGCAGCAACTGCAGGCCCAAATGAACGGGCTGGGTTCATTGATCCACCAGAGAATGGGCCAGCAGCCAAAATGTTAGCACCAACAATGAAACCAATAGCAATAGGTGCAATTGTGCCCAATGAGCCCTTCTTTGGGTCAGCTGCTGTTGCGTATACAGTGTATACCAAAGCAAAGGTGACAATTATTTCCATCACAACTCCTTCAATGGCACCCACACCAGCTGCCACTCCATGAGTTGGAATAGcctgagaagaaaaaaaaatatgtcagaAAAGGACACACAtaattgcaaaaaaaataaaattcggTCACAAGATGTTAGTCGATTTTAGGTTATTAGTATATATAAGTTTAGATCCAAACCAAATTGTGTTACATATTTGAGATATAGCACGGGTAGGTGTCTTTCTTCAAAAAATTGTATTTGAGAAAGAATTAACTCAATATACTTCAATCAATTACGGTAACTACTTGTCATATTTTCAAGTCAATAACTTCATTTAGGTGACTTGATAGTATGTTTACCttgtaaatatataaaaatcgaACTTTTGAGAAGTAGTAGGACTTACCAATCCTCCGGTGACGAATTTGAGGAGGATGCAAGCTACAATGGAGCCCAAAAGTTGAGCAATGGTGTAAAAAAGGCCAGTAAGAAGGGTAATTTGACCACCAAGGGCCAATCCGAAGGTGACAGCAGGGTTAACATGACCACCAGAGATGTTAGCAGCAATTGAAACAGCCACGAAGAGACCGAATCCATGGCAAACTGCAATAGCTACGAGCCCAGCCGGGTCAAGTGCAGCATTTACTGTCAACTTGTCTGCATCCGAACAATGCAAATTTTAGAATCTTATACATAGTCAAAATGCACGAAAAAAGACTAGTTACTCCATCTCCATGTACATATAGTTGCATGGATATGAACATCATTATTCGTGTTTATGTTTATGTATGACTAAGGATGATCTAGTATAAAGCTACGAGTTCAGCATAATTCAATAGCTTTGGCCCAAACTTTATATATGTGTTGAGAAATTCACTTATACGTGTAAATTCAATAGTGAATCAAGAACACAAAAAGCAACAAGAGTTACGGTCTAAAACCTAAAATCTTAAATCTCCAAGATCTAAAGTCGATGAATCCAGAGTACACATACATTATCATGACATGCACTTAATAATTCAAGTCGGAAATAATGAAATCAAGTTGAAACCGCAGAACACGTTCTAAGtcaaatagtaataaaaaagaGGATACAGGAGGCCGGAGTTGTATTAACTGTAAGCAATGGCGGAGCCAACACCAGCGAAGACAAAGAGCAAAGTGGAGATGAATTCAGCAAGATAGGCCTTAAGAGACCCAGCACTGAATGAATCATCAACACGTCCAAAAGCAATGCCAGCCATTTTTTTGATCACTATAAaagaagaataataaatttaatagaaGCTAAAGGAAGAAGAATAGACTTAATTAGAGAGAAAATTGCTTTTGGATGACACCAAGAGACCTTTCTTTGTCACATATATATAGTAGGAGTAGAGcaatattttaatataaagttTAATTgatgagttcatgagattttcaCTGTAGCATATATACAATAATAAGAGCTCACTCCTTTattagaaagaaaaagataagggGGAATATGCGAATGTACAATGGGTCCATGCATATCCATTCACGTAAAGACCTAGCTGTCAGTCATATGCTTATTTTGGAAATGTATTTAAGCTCATAAATAGTCCTCATCCATGTGAATTGAACCATCAATAATTGGTGTTATTTGGATCCGAGGcaaattctaaaaaattaaatttagtgtATCCAGGTTTTAAAAATTTTGCATTGAATTTACAGTACTTTTGATATTAAGGGTGTGTTTCATACCAAAGGGAAATATTCtctaaaaaaatgtttttttagGAAAGAATTGAATTTCTTACTTatcttcttttgttttgtttggtatataaagtaaagaaaatatcttaaacgtatttatatataatctagaTAAATTAGAAATACTATGAGAGGCGAGAAAGAATATAATCGTGTATTTAAAGGTGTAAGATAGTGGGAATGAGAGTTACAAAGGGTGGCTGTATTGTAGAAATTAAACAAGATGCGTTGGAGGGCGAGGAGGACACAAAATCAATATGGAATGTCATGCGTGTGAAACTCGTattcttagaaaaaaaaaaattttcaaaaatattgacCAGAACatgataagtttgaaatattttcttctattggaTTCAAAACTTAGTACTTTGATGAAGATAATCTTTCACATATGCATCTATATATTCCATGTCAGGAATATTGAGTttcattattgaactcatcatctatAAACTTCATCAGTTTTCGGTTGAAATTTCTTCATTatatcaaagcttcaagtttaagctctaaaaatttaattaaaagcGCTTTAATTACTTCTTTAATTAATACTCGATAGATCtattcaacaaaaatttaaattaattgaactAGTATCTAATGACAAAAACTTGATAAGAAGCACCTTATATTATTCCGTTAGTAAATTTATATATTCTCCAAAAATTCAAATTAGTTGAATGAGTGAATTTCGTATATACAGATTAATTACTGACTGCACCATGAAAAATAACAATCATATGAACCCTACATGTTAGGGCATTGAACGGTGGAGGGGCCCGTCTAAGGagtaaataatgatttttttttcaaaaaaaagtagAGATATGATGGTGGCATGACTAAGACAAATAGGGTTTGGTCCACAAAATGCACCGACCAACTATAAACTTAAAGAGAATATGGAGGGGCcctgattttttttattgaagtGTGTGGGTGTAAATTGAAGTGGACTTAATTAGAGTTGTTCTTTGTTAGCTAATTAATTATTGAGTTCTTGTTAGCTAATTAATTATTGAGCTCTATGTTATGTATAGCTCTTCATAACATTTTATTTCGTTATCGTAgctatttttattgttgttgctttatttgatttgagGGCTGTCTTTTCGAAAATAATTTCGTTGTTTTTGTGAGGTAAAAGTATATCCTCCTTGCACCCTTACTTATGAAATTATATTGGGTACTCCTGGGAACATATTCCATGGAGATGGAATGGACCTGTAGCTCAGAGGGTTAGAGTACGTTGCATGGTTCGGGATTTGAATTCCTCCTCGCCCACAACCGGTTCAAAGGAAGTACCTTTACCCTAAGGGTAGGAACATCATGATTGGATAGTGAACCACAACTTTGACAATTATTTAGACCCCTTTATCTCGATTAGTGAGCTATTACGCACTTTTCGAGGGTCTAGGCAAACCTCATGACTGTCTTTGCATTATTGTTAGCTAATTAGAATATTGGATAATTAGGGGTATAATAATGGTAATTAGTTGTTGGAAGGGAATGGATAGATGAGGAATCTGGTCGAAACTTCCTAACGTGCTTGGTAGTTGCCTGCacttttgaattaaaatattccCCATTGAGGAATATTAGGTTTCTGTTctgtattttcttatttgataataATGTGTCTCTCCAACAACCATGGGTTAATTTAATTCGTTATCTTTCCCTTTTTGTGATTAAAAGATTGGATATATAATATTAATGTTGTTTTAGTCTTTTCCAAATTTTGGACTTATACAGACAATGAAATGTCTTATTACATAACCTCTTCTGGTTATTGATGATAATTTGATTATTAACTACCCCATTATTGCTTCTCTCTTCACTCTAattattttgcttattttgtGTTTCAGATAGAAAATattctcttatcaattaaatttttgaaaaatgctATTGATAAATACATATAACTTTcactaacaaattaaatcatgtgTATTACATCTGtccatatatatacatagaaagAAATTACTAGAAGTCTCGACTTCGACTCTAAGAATGAAATTGTCATGTGTTTGATAGGGAGCACTTTATCCAAACTAAAACTTACAAAggtaattcaaaattttaattctaCGTGTTTAATGTTCAATGTTTATACAATAAATCCGTTACATTATTAGAATTATGGATTCAAATTTATTAGGTACTATTTGTTGCGATTTGACGAACTTTTGCACATAAATCTGTACTCCGCAATGCTGCATTGGCCCATAATTATTGGTCACAAATATGAATTAGTCAGATCCCAAAACAGAGGGAAGAGAAAAGGGACAGTGAAGAAAAAAGGGATCAACCGAGCTAATAAATGATGGTCTTGGTCAACAATTTAATATAAGCAAACAGGATATTATATGAATTATTAGCCTAATTTTTGGTTATATGACCGGCCATATCCCATAATTGATTTTTGGTCTGCTGAATTATTCCTTGTGTATTGAATATTGAAAGGGACTTACAACAAACACGTAGTAATTGCTAGATCCTCATGAGTTTCTATTGGATCTTTACCTTAAAGACTCCAGAACTTTCCTACTTGGATAGGTTTATAGTACTTAATTGCTGATTTAGTAGTTAATAATAACTAAGAAAATGATGGTTGGGGCCGGGGGCAGGTGAGCCATTTGAAGGATGAAGTTATTTATTCATCGGAGTAATCCGGAACTTAAGGATAATAGcttttttatttaaagttttagaaggaaacacaaaaattaaaaaatcaaattgaataaGATGGATCAGACATTAGCCAATGAGACGAAGAGATTGTTTTAccttaaatgatataaaaagtttCACGTCTTATTCTTTGACTTGATAATTAATTGATATTgtaaatttttattatgtattttcaaataatttttttacattattaATTTATCATTACATATGCTTACTTTCTATTAAAATTTAGCCTAAAATAGGGAGAGACTTATTATCACGAATATAATTTGGTTCATACATATTCTTGTTTTAATCCtaatttgtttcttcttctttcttagtAACTGCTTTTGGTCTTGTTTTTCTTGAGGATGCAGTGAGGGGTTGGGGGTTGTGATCGGAGGAGTGGGGCAGAGATAAAATTATTActccctttttttaattttatgtggcATATTTTAATTCGGCATGAAGTTTGAATAGTGATAAATATCAAGTGTAAACAATTATATATtagattcaaaattttattgttttgtaaattaaaataatgtaaaataaataacGAAAGTAAAAGCATAATGGCAATTAACTTACAATTATTTTGTCTACAAGTTGAGtgacaaaattattcaaaaaaattcaaaagttacTTGGGAGTTTGggtcacaggtgacaaaagagttttaaaatgaggtgtaagtgacacaagtcttaataattNNNNNNNNNNNNNNNNNNNNNNNNNNNNNNNNNNNNNNNNNNNNNNNNNNNNNNNNNNNNNNNNNNNNNNNNNNNNNNNNNNNNNNNNNNNNNNNNNNNNNNNNNNNNNNNNNNNNNNNNNNNNNNNNNNNNNNNNNNNNNNNNNNNNNNNNNNNNNNNNNNNNNNNNNNNNNNNNNNNNNNNNNNNNNNNNNNNNNNNNNNNNNNNNNNNNNNNNNNNNNNNNNNNNNNNNNNNNNNNNNNNNNNNNNNNNNNNNNNNNNNNNNNNNNNNNNNNNNNNNNNNNNNNNNNNNNNNNNNNNNNNNNNNNNNNNNNNNNNNNNNNNNNNNNNNNNNNNNNNNNNNNNNNNNNNNNNNNNNNNNNNNNNNNNNNNNNNNNNNNNNNNNNNNNNNNNNNNNNNNNNNNNNNNNNNNNNNNNNNNNNNNNNNNNNNNNNNNNNNNNNNNNNNNNNNNNNNNNNNNNNNNNNNNNNNNNNNNNNNNNNNNNNNNNNNNNNNNNNNNNNNNNNNNNNNNNNNNNNNNNNNNNNNNNNNNNNNNNNNNNNNNNNNNNNNNNNNNNNNNNNNNNNNNNNNNNNNNNNNNNNNNNNNNNNNNNNNNNNNNNNNNNNNNNNNNNNNNNNNNNNNNNNNNNNNNNNNNNNNNNNNNNNNNNNNNNNNNNNNNNNNNNNNNNNNNNNNNNNNNNNNNNNNNNNNNNNNNNNNNNNNNNNNNNNNNNNNNNNNNNNNNNNNNNNNNNNNNNNNNNNNNNNNNNNNNNNNNNNNNNNNNNNNNNNNNNNNNNNNNNNNNNNNNNNNNNNNNNNNNNNNNNNNNNNNNNNNNNNNNNNNNNNNNNNNNNNNNNNNNNNNNNNNNNNNNNNNNNNNNNNNNNNNNNNNNNNNNNNNNNNNNNNNNNNNNNNNNNNNNNNNNNNNNNNNNNNNNNNNNNNNNNNNNNNNNNNNNNNNNNNNNNNNNNNNNNNNNNNNNNNNNNNNNNNNNNNNNNNNNNNNNNNNNNNNNNNNNNNNNNNNNNNNNNNNNNNNNNNNNNNNNNNNNNNNNNNNNNNNNNNNNNNNNNNNNNNNNNNNNNNNNNNNNNNNNNNNNNNNNNNNNNNNNNNNNNNNNNNNNNNNNNNNNNNNNNNNNNNNNNNNNNNNNNNNNNNNNNNNNNNNNNNNNNNNNNNNNNNNNNNNNNNNNNNNNNNNNNNNNNNNNNNNNNNNNNNNNNNNNNNNNNNNNNNNNNNNNNNNNNNNNNNNNNNNNNNNNNNNNNNNNNNNNNNNNNNNNNNNNNNNNNNNNNNNNNNNNNNNNNNNNNNNNNNNNNNNNNNNNNNNNNNNNNNNNNNNNNNNNNNNNNNNNNNNNNNNNNNNNNNNNNNNNNNNNNNNNNNNNNNNNNNNNNNNNNNNNNNNNNNNNNNNNNNNNNNNNNNNNNNNNNNNNNNNNNNNNNNNNNNNNNNNNNNNNNNNNNNNNNNNNNNNNNNNNNNNNNNNNNNNNNNNNNNNNNNNNNNNNNNNNNNNNNNNNNNNNNNNNNNNNNNNNNNNNNNNNNNNNNNNNNNNNNNNNNNNNNNNNNNNNNNNNNNNNNNNNNNNNNNNNNNNNNNNNNNNNNNNNNNNNNNNNNNNNNNNNNNNNNNNNNNNNNNNNNNNNNNNNNNNNNNNNNNNNNNNNNNNNNNNNNNNNNNNNNNNNNNNNNNNNNNNNNNNNNNNNNNNNNNNNNNNNNNNNNNNNNNNNNNNNNNNNNNNNNNNNNNNNNNNNNNNNNNNNNNNNNNNNNNNNNNNNNNNNNNNNNNNNNNNNNNNNNNNNNNNNNNNNNNNNNNNNNNNNNNNNNNNNNNNNNNNNNNNNNNNNNNNNNNNNNNNNNNNNNNNNNNNNNNNNNNNNNNNNNNNNNNNNNNNNNNNNNNNNNNNNNNNNNNNNNNNNNNNNNNNNNNNNNNNNNNNNNNNNNNNNNNNNNNNNNNNNNNNNNNNNNNNNNNNNNNNNNNNNNNNNNNNNNNNNNNNNNNNNNNNNNNNNNNNNNNNNNNNNNNNNNNNNNNNNNNNNNNNNNNNNNNNNNNNNNNNNNNNNNNNNNNNNNNNNNNNNNNNNNNNNNNNNNNNNNNNNNNNNNNNNNNNNNNNNNNNNNNNNNNNNNNNNNNNNNNNNNNNNNNNNNNNNNNNNNNNNNNNNNNNNNNNNNNNNNNNNNNNNNNNNNNNNNNNNNNNNNNNNNNNNNNNNNNNNNNNNNNNNNNNNNNNNNNNNNNNNNNNNNNNNNNNNNNNNNNNNNNNNNNNNNNNNNNNNNNNNNNNNNNNNNNNNNNNN encodes the following:
- the LOC107861845 gene encoding aquaporin TIP2-1, with product MAGIAFGRVDDSFSAGSLKAYLAEFISTLLFVFAGVGSAIAYNKLTVNAALDPAGLVAIAVCHGFGLFVAVSIAANISGGHVNPAVTFGLALGGQITLLTGLFYTIAQLLGSIVACILLKFVTGGLAIPTHGVAAGVGAIEGVVMEIIVTFALVYTVYATAADPKKGSLGTIAPIAIGFIVGANILAAGPFSGGSMNPARSFGPAVAAGNFVGHWIYWVGPLVGGGLAGLIYSNVFMNQEHAPLSSDF